A window of the Chthonomonas sp. genome harbors these coding sequences:
- a CDS encoding sensor domain-containing diguanylate cyclase: MTNLDQFCEALAKLGISASTCLEGEATSGFPVILRLGDGSPLYLDLPEAILLNNLDPDAVGMAVIDSAGTVRKTWGMVRDLAETSILDSELASTVMNAFRGVQGALYLNGRRYFVGPLKNPNGNEVLLLAVDASDEEVHLRQAQRFEFEARGLRKIGKVLTMNQTLETICYSAVHEIASVAELSVALLWVEGENGAYDLRSSVGANRNGTTLLAQLHDSGTYTCAAELVIGKREPFLVRQVSGHILTADLEAKFCYLKPGGLLVLPLMIGDRLLGVLELIARDQDFEFFERRGFFETVAEHLALALNSALMFESFERLATIDPLTGVANHRAMQEFLLRRIFEQERSGQEMGVIMLDVDHFRSFNEEEGHDAGDQVLRKVVDAMRQAIRPYDLAARYGGEEFTVILPNSSAEEAMRVAERIRKKIEQIEYITASGLRRVVTASLGVAMYPHISREPQALLKAADVALYQAKGAGRNRCVLYVPELGAGKDPATEIDLTAVLKGKWRKSGEAFAEAQGGLLQSLSIDLALSAGQQQILKAVLKLLPLYSDAMASGNERTLRLLKEAGELRTVWPTLEGTRESYDGSAATGKSGDQVPLLSRLATILFEAHAHAGQGFVSEPGRFDPHLVNLVLRSQRAA, translated from the coding sequence ATGACGAATCTGGACCAGTTTTGCGAGGCATTGGCCAAGCTCGGTATCTCGGCGAGTACCTGCTTGGAGGGCGAAGCCACGTCTGGATTCCCGGTCATCTTGCGCCTTGGCGATGGTTCGCCGCTTTACTTGGACCTGCCCGAAGCGATTCTGCTCAACAATCTCGACCCCGACGCCGTCGGCATGGCGGTCATTGATTCGGCCGGAACCGTGCGCAAAACCTGGGGCATGGTCCGCGATTTGGCCGAGACCTCGATTCTGGATTCCGAGCTCGCCTCGACGGTGATGAACGCGTTTCGCGGCGTGCAGGGCGCGCTGTATCTCAACGGACGCCGCTACTTTGTCGGGCCGCTGAAAAACCCCAACGGCAACGAAGTGTTGCTGCTTGCGGTTGATGCCTCCGACGAAGAAGTGCACCTGCGCCAAGCCCAACGATTCGAATTTGAAGCGCGCGGCCTGCGCAAAATCGGCAAGGTGCTGACGATGAATCAGACCCTGGAGACGATTTGCTACTCCGCGGTCCACGAGATCGCCTCGGTGGCCGAGCTGAGCGTAGCCCTCCTGTGGGTGGAAGGCGAAAACGGCGCGTACGACCTGCGGTCGAGCGTTGGCGCCAACCGCAACGGCACGACTCTGCTCGCCCAACTGCACGACAGCGGCACCTACACTTGCGCCGCAGAGTTGGTCATCGGCAAGCGCGAACCGTTCCTGGTGCGACAAGTGTCGGGGCATATCCTCACCGCCGATCTCGAAGCGAAGTTCTGCTACCTCAAGCCGGGCGGCCTGCTCGTGTTGCCGCTGATGATCGGCGACCGCTTGTTAGGCGTGCTCGAGCTCATTGCTCGCGACCAAGATTTTGAGTTCTTCGAGCGGCGCGGGTTCTTCGAGACCGTCGCCGAGCACCTCGCGCTGGCGCTCAACTCGGCGCTGATGTTCGAGTCGTTTGAGCGGCTCGCGACGATTGATCCGCTGACCGGGGTGGCCAACCACCGCGCCATGCAGGAGTTTCTGCTCCGCCGCATCTTTGAACAAGAGCGCAGTGGCCAGGAAATGGGCGTCATCATGCTCGACGTGGACCACTTCCGCTCGTTCAACGAGGAGGAGGGGCACGACGCGGGCGACCAAGTGTTGCGCAAGGTGGTGGACGCCATGCGCCAGGCGATTCGGCCCTACGATCTCGCCGCGCGCTACGGCGGCGAAGAGTTCACCGTGATTCTGCCCAACAGCAGCGCCGAAGAGGCCATGCGCGTGGCCGAACGCATTCGCAAGAAGATCGAGCAGATTGAATACATCACCGCCAGCGGATTGCGCCGCGTGGTGACCGCCTCGCTGGGCGTGGCGATGTATCCGCACATTTCTCGCGAGCCGCAGGCGTTGCTCAAAGCCGCCGACGTCGCGCTGTATCAGGCCAAGGGCGCGGGCCGCAACCGCTGCGTGCTTTACGTGCCCGAGCTTGGCGCGGGCAAAGACCCGGCAACCGAGATTGATCTGACCGCCGTGCTCAAGGGCAAGTGGCGCAAGTCGGGCGAAGCCTTCGCCGAAGCGCAGGGCGGGCTGCTGCAATCGCTGAGCATCGATCTGGCGCTAAGCGCGGGCCAGCAACAGATTCTCAAAGCAGTGCTGAAGCTATTACCGCTCTACAGCGACGCGATGGCGAGCGGCAACGAGCGCACTTTGCGTTTGCTAAAAGAAGCCGGCGAACTCCGCACGGTGTGGCCGACCTTGGAAGGTACGCGCGAAAGCTACGATGGCAGCGCCGCGACCGGAAAATCGGGCGACCAAGTGCCGCTGCTCTCGCGACTCGCCACCATCTTGTTCGAGGCGCACGCGCATGCCGGACAAGGGTTCGTCAGCGAGCCGGGCCGGTTCGACCCGCACCTCGTCAACCTGGTGTTGCGGTCGCAGCGAGCGGCCTAG
- a CDS encoding TerC family protein produces MDLFSWVSDPSAWVALLTLTILEIVLGIDNIIFISILSGKLPPEERAKARNLGLAVALISRILLLLSIKWVMGLTDPVFTVPWLGASAEAQQVNWRDIILGVGGMFLIWKSVKEIHHKLEGDESHGESGVKATLPAIIAQIFVLDIVFSLDSVITAVGMADKIGVMIVAVVIAVGFMLFFARSISEFVEKHPTIKVLALSFLILIGVNLVAESTGMHIPKAYTYFAMAFAVIVEMINLRVRHKSGPAS; encoded by the coding sequence ATGGATCTATTTAGTTGGGTGAGCGATCCTTCGGCTTGGGTCGCTCTTCTCACGTTGACGATTCTCGAGATTGTTCTCGGGATCGACAACATCATCTTCATTTCGATTTTGAGCGGCAAGTTGCCGCCCGAAGAGCGCGCGAAGGCCCGAAACCTGGGCCTGGCCGTCGCTCTCATCAGCCGCATCTTGTTGCTGCTCAGCATCAAATGGGTGATGGGCCTCACCGATCCGGTGTTCACGGTGCCCTGGCTCGGTGCCTCCGCCGAAGCGCAACAGGTCAACTGGCGCGACATCATCCTCGGCGTGGGCGGGATGTTCCTCATCTGGAAGTCGGTCAAGGAGATCCACCACAAGCTCGAAGGCGACGAATCGCATGGCGAATCCGGCGTCAAGGCGACGCTTCCGGCGATCATCGCGCAGATTTTCGTGCTGGACATCGTGTTCTCGCTCGATAGCGTGATCACCGCCGTCGGCATGGCCGACAAGATCGGCGTGATGATCGTCGCGGTCGTCATCGCGGTCGGGTTCATGCTGTTCTTTGCGCGGAGCATCAGCGAGTTCGTCGAGAAGCATCCGACCATCAAGGTGCTGGCGCTTTCGTTCCTCATTCTCATCGGCGTGAACTTGGTCGCAGAGTCCACTGGCATGCACATTCCCAAGGCGTACACGTACTTCGCGATGGCGTTTGCGGTGATCGTGGAGATGATTAATTTGCGCGTACGGCACAAATCTGGCCCGGCTAGCTAG
- a CDS encoding ASCH domain-containing protein: MFALNFYTDLYEDVLRTGRKTATIRLGDKSDKYSSGSIVWVTVGNRYARRQKLYSAIIDKVEVKPISELSPRDIERENPELRTQDEMITLLTRVYGEFVTPAHIVTVVHFSRVDEH; the protein is encoded by the coding sequence ATGTTTGCCCTGAATTTTTACACCGACCTTTATGAAGACGTGCTCCGCACGGGCCGCAAAACGGCGACGATTCGCCTGGGCGACAAGTCGGACAAGTACAGTTCGGGAAGCATTGTGTGGGTGACGGTCGGCAACCGCTACGCACGTCGCCAGAAGCTGTATTCGGCGATTATTGACAAGGTGGAAGTTAAGCCGATCAGCGAGCTTTCGCCGCGCGATATTGAGCGCGAGAACCCCGAGCTTCGCACGCAAGACGAAATGATTACGCTGCTCACCCGGGTGTACGGCGAGTTCGTGACGCCCGCGCATATCGTCACCGTTGTGCACTTTTCGCGCGTTGATGAGCATTAA